The Rhodococcus triatomae genome includes a window with the following:
- a CDS encoding ABC transporter substrate-binding protein, with amino-acid sequence MTDNEIRTRPRRAVAVLVALLLGALALTACSADAAEEGSGSGTRVVSTAKGDVTIPAEPARIVALSSAITGYLYTLDAPVVATDTRSLGAEMVDGFPSQWAEKATAQGTTPLPGGDELNLEAIVEARPDLIIGGGQGFTSALADQAYDQLTKIAPTVLISPEITDWREQLTQVADAAGESDRVDGLIAAYDAKVEEVRESIEVPGTPVAYLLSLPSNEPTLIPQTAALPQTLAAVGLVPDDVTTKANDPDLYGTGDSFILSRELLSSTADAPVVFVIRLTGRTLDELAADPLYASLPAFADGNVYELPPTSYRSDYQGVMTTLDEVQRLFG; translated from the coding sequence GTGACCGACAACGAGATACGCACCCGTCCCCGCAGGGCGGTGGCGGTGCTCGTCGCGCTGCTGCTCGGAGCCCTCGCGCTGACCGCGTGCAGCGCAGACGCCGCCGAGGAGGGCTCCGGCAGCGGAACCCGAGTGGTCTCCACGGCCAAGGGGGACGTGACGATCCCCGCCGAGCCCGCGCGCATCGTGGCTCTGTCCTCGGCGATCACCGGATACCTCTACACGCTCGACGCGCCGGTCGTCGCCACCGACACCCGGAGCCTGGGTGCGGAGATGGTGGACGGATTCCCGTCCCAGTGGGCGGAGAAGGCGACGGCCCAGGGAACCACGCCCCTGCCCGGCGGCGACGAGCTCAATCTCGAGGCGATCGTCGAGGCCCGACCGGATCTGATCATCGGTGGGGGGCAGGGGTTCACCTCGGCCCTGGCCGATCAGGCGTACGACCAGTTGACCAAGATCGCGCCCACGGTGCTGATCTCCCCGGAGATCACCGACTGGCGCGAGCAACTGACCCAGGTCGCCGACGCGGCGGGTGAGTCCGATCGGGTGGACGGGCTCATCGCGGCATACGACGCGAAGGTCGAGGAGGTCAGGGAGTCGATCGAGGTGCCGGGAACACCGGTGGCGTATCTGCTGTCGCTGCCCAGCAACGAGCCGACGCTGATACCGCAGACCGCGGCGCTCCCGCAGACCCTCGCCGCGGTGGGGCTGGTGCCGGACGACGTGACCACGAAAGCGAACGATCCGGACCTGTACGGCACCGGGGACTCGTTCATCCTCAGTCGAGAACTGCTGTCGTCCACGGCCGACGCGCCGGTCGTGTTCGTGATCCGACTGACCGGTCGCACCCTCGACGAACTCGCGGCCGACCCCCTGTACGCGTCGCTCCCGGCGTTCGCGGACGGCAACGTTTACGAACTGCCACCGACCAGCTACCGCTCCGATTACCAAGGAGTGATGACCACGCTGGACGAGGTGCAGCGACTGTTCGGCTGA
- a CDS encoding non-ribosomal peptide synthetase produces the protein MRSRRRARPDGIRCSRRWSATMSRWRRWSSVTSPARCASPWTRLPGWTWRCGWSSAGVGGFDLQITAAADLFDPATVERIAGEVTAALDAVVTRPDTPLSGLLLTEPVSDPAVRVRTPDSVISRFYAHARQRPDSPAIGSGGRVLTYRDAAGRVDSVARALAAAGVRPGAVVGVAVDRDEWLPIALLAVLRCGAAYLPLDVDYPQERLQYMVDDARPTCVLTTTGQVQRLDWLRCPSIVLGEGPDGHEDVSLPPIPAAGDALAYIIHTSGTTGNPKGIMVTTANLAAFAATVGEYGLLSADDRILALTTVSFDMATLELMSPFAVGAFVEIVPRAEVVDPERLAAVIAATEPTVLQATPSLWRMLIAEPALPDLGGIRGLVGGEAVPAELAAQMAARCGQVWNMYGPTEVTVWATAGVLTPDGPVTIGGPWTDVRARVLDDLLRPVPDGGIGELYLGGTQVVRGYLNRAGMTATRFVPDPDAPGRRLYRTGDVVRRRGPHLEYLRRADDQVKVRGFRIELGEVETALRALPGVRDAAAKVIRSADDSGRLVGYVVPGDGVTPDVADLRRRLIDNLPQYLVPQSISMIDALPTTLNGKLDRARLPEPVAASRTRARPAEGTDALGEAGARGALGAPQPRPRSTLALVCTTVEDILGVPATADDEFFALGGDSIGAVRLVAALRKSGLSLAVADVFDAVPLSVLAATTVRAAPDADPLVRDGVLVELDTRAAARLREDYPQWEQVLPLGPLQEGMYFQSLSDRAATGLDSYHVQYCFDFPAQAPCDLAALESATAALLRRYPNLRAGFTHQGFDAPVQIVTPAVVPVEVGPVDTDTEIAEWATRSFEEPFDLARPPLLRITVAERRDGSQQVILTHHHLLTDGWSQAVMLSELFTLYGVARALAPVGAADPSGSAAWIGGKLDEVLDPPADYTDHLRWLRSTDTEAAAAAWGDYLSGLTEPTLVAEEAPTGLMLPNRQSTVVAPDVLAGLQALARECGVTLSTVMAVAWGLVLRRVTGRDDVVFGTTVSGRDPSVPDVGRIVGLTLNTVPTRMRLAPGLPLAELLSTTMREQGRLTAHHHLGLGRINRTTGLSVLFDSLYVFRNLNGPEVIRTGRAAVFDRAGIVGSQAKDATHYAVTVDVDPASADGDCRITVENRPDLVADDDARRLLDVMGEVLGLMGRAGAREVVVADTGTALAGTDGTDGDLAPLIPELVDVPAPGQAGGSIDTLLVERAALTPDAPALTCGAVTLTAAQLHARTDAMARELAGRGVGPGDVVALALPRIADHVVAIFAVMRAGAAYLPLDLGYPAQRLTELVTDSEAGTLITHDAATGRSREIVAGLVGVDIVDLAHPSVAAVLDGRVAPPTVADEQVSGPRYEDQLAYVIYTSGSTGKPKGVQVPHRGLTTMYHNHRDEIFLPTEDSVGGRRLRVAHTVSFSFDMSWEELFWMLAGHHVHVIDEEFRLNPVALVQHYREIGIDVINVTPSYARELLSGGLLDDERRPVLVMLGGEGVPQELWSLLRDTDGVDGYDLYGPTEFTINAMGSAVRDSASPCLGRPVRNAHARVLDSGLKPVPVGAAGELYLSGDGIAQGYLGRAGTTAATFVANPYRPGSRMYRTGDVVRLRAGGRLEYLGRADHQVKIRGIRIELGDVEAALESIPGIARAAATVREQGPTKKLVGYVVPDAGSPPVDVRSELRDRVPAHLIPAEIVTIESVPLTVNGKLDRAALPAPPRRDAADTLRTPSQQRVASVFGAVLGVDGVGADDSFFDCGGDSLTAMRLMTALHREFGVDVDVATLLRRPTVADIAAHVDARDPDSSPVQGGTDPGGTEDVLVLRDGGAGGPLWCVHPAGGLAWQFAPLAAALPGDRPVLGLQLPATTTARVVDDLAREYLRTVRDRQPTGPYRLLGYSFGGNVAHAMAELLAESGEDVAFLGVLDAYPAGVDLSAARKGSVRPEQDLEGVPEELGRALQANFSRTVSMLDATTRTPEYRGALTLFAANASGRGEVMVELWREHHRGELTVHRLDHDHGSIVGRDGWAELVPLLESAVE, from the coding sequence ATGCGCTCGCGCCGCCGCGCGCGGCCGGACGGCATCCGCTGTTCCAGACGATGGTCGGCCACGATGTCGAGGTGGCGCCGGTGGAGTTCGGTGACGTCACCGGCTCGCTGTGCGAGCCCGTGGACCCGCCTGCCCGGATGGACGTGGCGCTGTGGCTGGTCGAGCGCCGGGGTGGGGGGGTTCGATCTGCAGATCACCGCGGCCGCGGACCTGTTCGATCCGGCGACCGTGGAACGCATCGCCGGCGAGGTGACGGCCGCACTCGATGCGGTGGTGACCCGCCCGGACACCCCACTGTCCGGGCTGCTGCTCACCGAACCGGTCTCCGATCCGGCCGTGCGTGTGCGGACACCCGATTCGGTGATATCCCGCTTCTACGCGCATGCCCGGCAGCGTCCCGACAGTCCCGCGATCGGGAGCGGGGGGCGCGTTCTCACCTACCGGGATGCTGCGGGCCGCGTCGACTCGGTGGCACGGGCCCTGGCTGCGGCGGGGGTGCGCCCGGGCGCGGTGGTCGGCGTCGCCGTCGATCGGGACGAGTGGCTGCCGATCGCGTTGCTGGCCGTGTTGCGGTGTGGCGCCGCGTATCTGCCGTTGGACGTGGACTATCCGCAGGAGCGGTTGCAGTACATGGTCGACGATGCGAGGCCGACCTGCGTCCTGACCACGACGGGACAGGTGCAGCGGCTCGACTGGCTCCGGTGCCCGTCGATCGTGCTGGGCGAGGGGCCGGACGGCCACGAGGACGTGTCGCTGCCGCCGATTCCGGCCGCGGGCGACGCACTCGCGTACATCATCCACACGTCCGGAACGACGGGTAACCCCAAGGGCATCATGGTGACGACCGCGAATCTCGCGGCGTTCGCCGCGACGGTCGGGGAGTACGGGCTGCTGTCGGCGGACGACCGCATCCTCGCCCTCACCACCGTGTCGTTCGACATGGCGACCCTCGAACTGATGTCGCCGTTCGCGGTGGGTGCCTTCGTCGAGATCGTGCCCCGCGCCGAGGTCGTCGATCCGGAGCGGCTGGCGGCCGTGATCGCCGCGACCGAACCGACCGTGCTGCAGGCGACCCCGTCGCTGTGGCGGATGCTGATCGCGGAGCCCGCCCTGCCCGACCTCGGTGGGATACGCGGGCTGGTCGGCGGCGAGGCCGTGCCCGCGGAGCTCGCCGCACAGATGGCAGCACGCTGCGGACAGGTCTGGAACATGTACGGACCCACCGAGGTCACGGTGTGGGCGACGGCCGGTGTGCTGACTCCGGACGGCCCCGTCACCATCGGTGGTCCGTGGACGGACGTCCGGGCACGGGTTCTGGACGATCTGCTGCGACCGGTCCCCGACGGGGGCATCGGCGAGCTGTATCTCGGCGGCACCCAGGTGGTTCGCGGGTACCTGAACCGGGCGGGAATGACCGCCACCAGATTCGTCCCGGACCCGGACGCTCCCGGCCGACGGCTCTACCGCACGGGCGATGTCGTCCGCCGCCGGGGCCCGCATCTGGAGTACCTACGGCGCGCCGACGATCAGGTGAAGGTACGCGGCTTCCGCATCGAGCTGGGCGAGGTGGAGACGGCGCTGCGCGCTCTCCCCGGTGTCCGGGACGCGGCCGCGAAGGTGATCCGTTCCGCCGACGACTCCGGACGGCTCGTCGGATACGTGGTGCCCGGTGACGGGGTCACGCCGGACGTCGCGGACCTGCGCCGCCGCCTGATCGACAACCTCCCGCAGTACCTGGTGCCGCAGTCGATCTCGATGATCGATGCGCTCCCCACCACACTGAACGGCAAGCTCGACCGGGCGCGTCTGCCCGAACCCGTCGCCGCGTCCCGCACGAGAGCGAGACCGGCCGAGGGTACGGACGCACTCGGGGAAGCAGGAGCACGCGGTGCTCTCGGGGCGCCGCAGCCTCGTCCCCGATCGACGCTCGCGCTCGTCTGCACGACCGTCGAGGACATCCTGGGTGTGCCTGCCACCGCGGACGACGAGTTCTTCGCGCTCGGCGGGGACAGCATCGGCGCCGTCCGCCTCGTCGCGGCGCTGCGCAAGAGCGGGCTGTCACTGGCTGTCGCGGACGTCTTCGACGCCGTGCCACTGAGTGTCCTCGCGGCGACGACGGTGCGCGCGGCACCGGACGCGGATCCGCTCGTTCGGGACGGCGTCCTGGTGGAACTGGACACTCGTGCCGCGGCGCGACTGCGCGAGGACTACCCGCAGTGGGAGCAGGTGCTGCCCCTGGGGCCGCTCCAGGAGGGGATGTACTTCCAGTCCCTGTCCGATCGGGCAGCCACCGGACTGGACAGCTATCACGTCCAGTACTGCTTCGACTTCCCCGCACAGGCTCCGTGCGATCTGGCCGCGCTCGAGTCCGCGACCGCGGCGTTGCTGCGCCGCTATCCGAACTTGCGTGCGGGTTTCACCCACCAGGGCTTCGACGCTCCGGTCCAGATCGTCACCCCCGCCGTCGTCCCCGTGGAGGTGGGGCCCGTCGATACGGACACCGAGATCGCGGAGTGGGCCACACGCAGCTTCGAGGAGCCCTTCGACCTCGCTCGTCCGCCGCTGTTGCGCATCACCGTGGCCGAACGCAGGGACGGCTCGCAACAGGTGATTCTCACGCATCATCACCTGCTCACCGACGGATGGTCGCAGGCGGTCATGCTCTCCGAGTTGTTCACCCTCTACGGCGTCGCCCGGGCACTCGCCCCGGTGGGGGCAGCAGACCCGTCGGGGTCCGCGGCCTGGATCGGCGGAAAGCTCGACGAGGTGCTCGACCCACCTGCGGACTACACGGATCATCTGCGGTGGCTCCGGTCCACCGATACCGAGGCTGCCGCCGCGGCGTGGGGTGATTACCTCAGCGGGCTCACCGAACCGACCCTCGTCGCCGAGGAAGCGCCGACGGGCCTGATGCTGCCGAACAGACAGAGCACAGTCGTCGCACCGGATGTCCTCGCGGGGCTGCAGGCGCTGGCACGCGAGTGCGGCGTCACGCTGTCGACCGTCATGGCCGTGGCGTGGGGGCTCGTGTTGCGGCGTGTCACCGGCCGCGACGACGTCGTGTTCGGTACCACCGTCTCCGGCCGCGATCCCTCGGTCCCGGACGTGGGCAGGATCGTGGGTCTGACGCTGAACACGGTGCCGACGCGGATGCGGCTGGCACCGGGGCTCCCGCTCGCGGAGCTGCTTTCGACCACCATGCGCGAACAGGGGCGTCTGACCGCGCACCATCACCTCGGGCTGGGACGTATCAACCGCACGACCGGACTCTCGGTGCTCTTCGATTCCCTGTACGTGTTCCGGAATCTCAACGGGCCGGAGGTGATTCGCACAGGTCGCGCCGCCGTGTTCGACAGGGCCGGAATCGTCGGCTCGCAGGCGAAGGACGCCACCCACTACGCGGTCACCGTCGACGTCGACCCCGCGAGTGCCGACGGCGACTGCCGGATCACCGTGGAGAACCGGCCGGATCTGGTCGCCGACGACGACGCCCGCCGTCTCCTGGACGTCATGGGCGAGGTACTGGGGCTGATGGGTCGGGCAGGAGCGCGCGAGGTGGTCGTCGCCGACACGGGTACCGCGCTCGCCGGCACGGATGGCACGGACGGCGACCTCGCGCCGCTGATCCCGGAACTCGTCGACGTTCCCGCGCCGGGGCAGGCGGGCGGAAGCATCGACACACTGCTGGTCGAGCGTGCGGCACTCACCCCGGATGCGCCGGCCCTCACCTGCGGTGCGGTCACGCTGACCGCCGCGCAGCTCCACGCCCGTACCGATGCGATGGCACGTGAACTCGCCGGCCGCGGTGTGGGGCCCGGCGACGTGGTGGCACTGGCGCTGCCGCGTATCGCCGACCACGTGGTGGCGATCTTCGCGGTCATGCGGGCCGGTGCCGCCTACCTGCCACTGGATCTCGGGTATCCCGCGCAGCGCCTCACGGAGCTGGTCACCGACAGCGAGGCAGGCACACTGATCACCCACGACGCGGCAACCGGCCGCTCGCGGGAGATCGTGGCCGGGCTCGTGGGTGTGGACATCGTCGATCTCGCGCATCCGTCCGTCGCGGCCGTCCTCGACGGACGGGTGGCGCCGCCCACGGTCGCTGACGAGCAGGTCTCCGGGCCGAGGTACGAGGACCAACTCGCGTACGTCATCTACACGTCCGGCTCGACCGGAAAGCCCAAGGGCGTACAGGTTCCGCACCGCGGGCTGACGACGATGTATCACAACCATCGCGACGAGATCTTCCTGCCCACCGAGGACTCGGTGGGTGGGCGACGCCTACGCGTGGCGCACACCGTCTCGTTCTCGTTCGACATGTCGTGGGAGGAACTGTTCTGGATGCTCGCCGGGCATCACGTCCACGTCATCGACGAGGAGTTTCGGCTGAATCCGGTGGCGCTGGTGCAGCACTACCGGGAGATCGGCATCGACGTGATCAACGTGACGCCGTCCTATGCGCGAGAACTGCTGTCCGGCGGGCTGCTCGACGACGAGCGTCGCCCGGTTCTGGTCATGCTCGGCGGGGAGGGGGTTCCGCAGGAACTCTGGTCGCTGTTGCGGGACACGGACGGGGTCGACGGGTACGATCTGTACGGCCCGACCGAGTTCACCATCAACGCGATGGGCTCGGCGGTCCGTGACAGTGCGAGCCCGTGTCTGGGCCGGCCGGTGCGCAACGCGCATGCGCGGGTCCTCGATTCGGGCCTGAAGCCGGTGCCCGTCGGCGCCGCCGGGGAGCTGTATCTGTCCGGCGACGGCATCGCGCAGGGGTACCTCGGCCGTGCGGGGACCACGGCGGCGACCTTCGTCGCGAACCCGTACCGGCCGGGCAGCCGCATGTACCGCACCGGCGACGTGGTCCGGCTGCGCGCCGGTGGGCGGCTCGAGTATCTGGGCCGCGCCGACCACCAGGTGAAGATCCGCGGTATCCGGATCGAGCTCGGAGATGTCGAGGCCGCCCTCGAATCGATCCCCGGCATCGCCCGTGCCGCGGCAACCGTGCGCGAGCAGGGACCGACGAAGAAGCTCGTCGGATATGTCGTCCCGGACGCCGGTTCCCCGCCCGTCGACGTGCGTTCGGAACTGCGTGATCGGGTTCCCGCACATCTGATCCCCGCCGAGATCGTGACGATCGAGTCCGTGCCGTTGACCGTCAACGGCAAACTCGACCGGGCCGCGCTGCCGGCGCCACCGCGGCGTGACGCCGCGGACACGCTTCGGACCCCGTCTCAGCAGCGCGTGGCGTCCGTCTTCGGGGCGGTGCTCGGAGTGGACGGCGTGGGCGCCGACGACAGCTTCTTCGACTGCGGTGGCGACTCGTTGACCGCCATGCGGTTGATGACGGCGTTGCATCGGGAGTTCGGGGTCGACGTGGACGTGGCGACCCTTTTGCGGCGACCGACGGTCGCCGACATCGCCGCTCACGTCGACGCTCGCGACCCCGACTCGTCGCCTGTGCAGGGCGGCACCGATCCCGGTGGCACCGAGGACGTACTGGTGCTGCGCGACGGCGGTGCCGGCGGCCCGCTGTGGTGTGTACACCCGGCGGGAGGGCTCGCCTGGCAGTTCGCGCCACTGGCCGCGGCGTTGCCGGGGGACCGGCCGGTGCTGGGCCTGCAGTTGCCGGCGACGACGACGGCGCGGGTCGTCGACGATCTGGCCCGCGAGTACCTACGGACCGTCCGCGATCGGCAACCGACCGGGCCCTACCGCCTGCTGGGGTACTCGTTCGGGGGAAACGTCGCACACGCGATGGCCGAACTGCTCGCCGAGTCGGGGGAGGACGTGGCCTTCCTGGGCGTCCTGGACGCGTACCCGGCCGGGGTCGATCTGTCGGCGGCGAGGAAGGGCTCCGTGCGGCCGGAGCAGGATCTCGAGGGAGTCCCGGAGGAGCTCGGGCGCGCACTGCAGGCGAACTTCTCCCGCACGGTCTCGATGCTGGACGCCACCACGCGCACCCCCGAGTATCGCGGTGCGCTGACGCTCTTCGCGGCGAACGCGAGTGGGCGTGGCGAGGTCATGGTGGAGCTGTGGCGCGAACACCATCGCGGTGAACTCACCGTGCATCGTCTCGACCACGACCACGGGTCGATCGTGGGCCGCGACGGATGGGCCGAGCTGGTCCCGCTGCTCGAATCGGCGGTGGAGTAA